The stretch of DNA CTGTCTGTGTTGATCAAGGGCGGTACCTTCTTCATCCCGGGCAGCTTGGGCGCGCAGGATGCCGGCAATCTGTTGTTGCTGACGGCGTTTGGCTATGGAGAAGTCACCGGGATTACTTTCGCGCTGCTGCGGCGATTTCGTGAATTCGTCTGGATTGCCCTGGGCCTCGTTTGCCTTGCCATCATGACAAAGGGCGTCGATCGCTCTCTTCCGACCGAGTAACGATCTCCGATCTGCAAGCTAGGGTTGTCGGCCACGGAAGGCTGTGGTTGCGACAGGGTAAGACTTGTCTTCTACCGGCCGGCAGAACTGTTTCAAAATGAGTCAAACTCGTGCAATTTCCTTACGAGAAGTAGCTGAAAAAATCACTCTCCGCTACACTACGCTTGTCGTTGTCCCTGCGGCCAGGAGGCGTGACCGCTGTCGGCAGAGGATGATGCGCGATCTATGTAGCGCCGGTTTAATTTATGCCACAACCCGACTATTCACATCCCGACAGCCAATCGACCGGGAAGGGTCTGCCGCCACTTGCGGGGCGGGAACAGCCTCGTGAACGTCTAATGCCTCCGGTGGAAGATCCTGCTGAGGCGTTGGAGTTCTGCCGGACTCTGGCCGCCGCGATGGAGCTTGCGTCAGGTGTGGAAGGCCGTCGTTTGCAACCCGCTCATATTGCCGCGGTGATGAGGCCGGCTGCCGGATCCCTGCCGCCGCCGATGCTGTCGATTGTCATTCCCGTGTTTAATGAGGAAGAGAATCTTCTGACGCTGCACACCCGCCTGACGAACACACTGTCCGAGCAGGGCCTCGATTACGAAATTGTGTTTGTCGACGATGGCAGCCAGGACCAAAGCCCCGCCTTGTTGCGGCGCATGGAAGAGGCGGACACTCGGGTATTCGTGGTGGAGTTTGCGCGGAACTTCGGCCATCAAGTCGCGATCAGCGCCGGGCTAGAGCATAGTCGCGGTCGTGTGGTCTGCATCATGGACGCCGACCTCCAGGACCCACCGGAAGTGTTGCACAAGTTTCTGGCCAAGTGGCAAGAAGGCTGGGAAGTGGTATACGCCGTCAGGACCGAACGTAAAGAATGGTGGGGGAAGCGGCTGGCCTATGCCGGTTTCTATCGCCTGCTTCAACGGGTGGCCAACATTGAGATTCCGTTGGATGCCGGAGATTTTTGCATTATGGACCGCAAGGTGGTGGATTTGCTGGTTCGAATGCCGGAACGTAACCGATTCGTCAGAGGGATTCGTAGTTGGGTGGGGTTCAAACAGATCGGGGTGCCCTACGAACGTCAGGCGCGCCACGCCGGCACTCCCAAATATACGTTTCGGAAGTTGGTGTATTTGGCCCTCGACGGATTGATTTCGTTTAGCCACATGCCGCTCCGGATCATTACGGTGATGGGATTCACCGTCTCGTTGCTCTCGTTTCTGGTGGCCCTCTTCTATCTGGTAAAGAAGTTCACGTTCGGCATCGGGGTGGCCGGCTTCACGACCCTGGTGGTCTCGATCTTCTTTCTGGCCGGGATTCAGCTGATGACGATCGGTGTGATCGGCGAGTACATCGGCCGGATTTCCGACGAAGTGAAGCGTCGACCACTCTACGTTGCCCGCCGCGTGACCAGGAGATAGTCATCATTCGCATTCTCATGTTCGATAACGAGTTCCCTCCCCTCGGGGGTGGTACCGGTGTCGTCAACTTTCATCTTCTGGAAGAGATGGCGAAACGGCGGGACGTGACCGTGGATCTGGTGACGTCCTCTCGAAGCCGGACGCGGTGCGAAACCGAGCCATTTGCCGACCGGATTACGATCTACAAAGTGCCGGTCGACAATCGGAATATTCACCATGCCACCAATCGCGAACTACTTCGGTACAGCTGGCGTGGGTTGCGTCTGGCGAGACGATTGGCCGGGCAGTATCACTATGATCTAAGTTTCTCCTTCGCGGGTGTGCCAGCCGGTGCGATCAGTTACCTGTTGAACGTGACTCATGGACTACCGTATGTCCTGTCGCTGCAGGGGCCGGATGTGCCCGGGTTCGAGGCCCGGTACAACTATCTCTACCCTGTGCTGACACCGGTCATTAAACGGATCTGGCGGCGGGCGGGAGCGGTGACGGCGATCAGCGCGGAGCAGGTGGTGCTGGCGCATCAGACGATGCCGGACCTGGAACTGGTGACGATTCCCAATGGTGTCGATACCACATCGTTTGTTCCCGGCGATAACGTGGCGAAACGGGACTTTACGATTGTTTGTGTCGCGCGGTTGATCGAACGCAAAGGGCAGCACCATTTGTTGCGGGCGTTTGCTCAAGTGCGGGCAGCTTGTACTGCGCCAGTGCGGCTGATCTTCATTGGCACCGGAGATGCTGAACCGCACCTGCGGGAACTGGCGAGTAGTCTGCACGTATCCGATGCGGTGGTCTTCAAGGGGGTTGTGCCACGAGAACAGATGCCGGCTGTCTATCAGGAAGCCGATGTGTTCGTCTTGCCCTCTCAGCAGGAGGGCATGTCGATCGCCCTCTTGGAAGCGATGGCGTCCGGTCTCCCGGTCATTGTGACCGATACGGGAGGGACCGCGGAATTGGTGACGCAGGGACAGAACGGTGAGATTGTGACATGGGCGGATGTGCCGGCGCTGATCCGCGCGTTGCACCATGTGATGCACGCGGATGACCGGCAGCGGATGGGGGAAGAGAGCCGGAGACGTGCGGTGGAGTTCGGCTGGCCGGCACTGGCGACGCGATATCTCGAGTTATGTGCGCGGGTGACGCTGGCTTCGTCCGCGGGCCGCCAGGCCAGTGGTCGTGTCTCGGTCGGAGCCGCAGCCGATCTGAACAAGGAACATCGGGCATGAGGAAACAGCCGCACATCTGTATCCTGACCAGCCAGTATTTTGACTGGGGCATTTATGGTGGGTTCGGCAGCATGTCCCGAAAGTTGGCCGAGAGTCTGGTGCTGTCCGGCCACCGGGTCAGCGTGATCGTTCCCGGGCGCCAAGGTCAGCTGCCGACTGAAACGATCGGTGGGGTGGAGATCCGTAGTTTTTCGCCACGGAACGTTGCGGCGGCCTGCCGTCTGATCCGGGCATCCAAGGCCGATATTTTCCACTCGCAGGACCCGACCGTGTTGACCTATCTGGCGCAGCGTCTCCATCCACGCCGAGCCCATCTGGTCACCAGCCGCGACCCGCGCGAGTTGAGCGATTGGTGGGTTGAATTCCTGTATGCCACCCCGATGCGTCGCCTCTTGACCCCCCTCAACTACCTCACCGAATCCGGGTTGTTGGTCAGGCGGGCTGTGCGCCGGGCTGACGCGGTGTTCTGTCCGGCCCATTTCCTGAAGGAGAAGGTTAAGCGTCTGTATGGCCTGTCGGTGCTGCCGACGTTGTTGCCCAATCTCATTGATGTCCCCGCGACGTTGCCGAAGAAAAGCGCGCGCCCCACAGTTACGTTTGTGGCCCGATGGGACAAGCGCAAACGTCCGTGGCTGTTTCTGGAATTGGCGGCACAGTTCCCGGAGTATCGATTTGTGGCGGTGGGGCAGGGGAGTGCGTCGGCCGAATCCGGTTTCGACGCCCAATTGCGCCGGAAGTTTCGTGATGTGCCGAATCTCGAAATGCCGGGGCTGATCAACCGTTTCCGTGAGCCGGAGCGGATGCACCAGATTCTGTCGGACACGTGGGTTTTTGTCAGCACGGCAGTCCGAGAGGGACTGCCATTAACCTTTTTGGAAGCGGCGGCGTACGGCTGTCCGATTATCAGCCGGGTGGATCCGGACCAGTTTGCCTCCCGATTCGGGAAGCAGGTGCACGATGATGATTATGCGTCCGCGATCCGTAACCTGCTAGCTGAGTCGCCGTTGGAGAAAGGCCGTGCAGCCTATGATTACGTGCTGGAGACGTATGAAACCTCCAAGGCTCTGGCGGCTCATCAAGTACAGTACGAGCGGTTTGTGGCCTGATCCGACGTGAAGCCCTAGCAGGAGGGTTTCATCGGCCACGGATCGTCTCGCGGAAACATCCATGTCGACGAAAGCGGTTTCCAAAGGCATTGTGTCTGTCGGTGGATGGTCGGTCGCCAAGCTCGCGACCTCGGCGGTGGTGCTGCCGATCCTAGCTCGATTTCTCGGCATCGAAGGGTATGGGCAATATGCCTATTACCTGGCTCTGTTGTTGCTCGCCTCGCAATTCGCGAATCTCGGGATGATGCAGACCATGACCAAACGGATTGCGGAGCGGCCGGACGATCCGTTCTGGTGTCGACACATTGCGCGAGCGGGTGCCTTCATCAATGGTGCGGGAGTGCTGTTCGTCGGCGCCGTGACCGGGGTTGTCATTTGGAGTACCGCAGCGTCTGGCACGGTCGCCCTGCCGATGGCGCTTGCCGTCGTGGGAGTCTTGCTCTTCGATCAGATGTGGTTCTATGCGCGGGGAGTGCTGCATGGGCTTCGGCATGAGGAGCGAGCGGCGATACCCGGCATGATCGGGGTGGTGGCGGCAGGTGTTCTTGGCGTCATCGCGGCGGTGAACGGTACGGGGGTCGTGGGCGTATTTACCGGATTACTGGTGACGGATGTGTGTGTGGCCCTCGCCTGTCTGCGTGCCGTGGCCCTGGCCCTCGGCGAGTCGAATGGCCGACAGCCGGTCGGGTTCGCCCCGTTGCCGACTCAGGAGTTGCTGCGTTTCGGGGTGTCGGCGATGATTTTCTCCGTGCTGAACATGACGCTCTGCTCCCTGGATATCATTCTGGTGCGGCATCTGGCCGGTGAGGCCCAGGCGGGGCTGTACGCGGCGGCCGTGCAGTGGTCGCAATTTGTGTGGTTCATTCCCATCGCCGTTGAAGGGGTGATGCTGCAAGCGACGGCTCGCTTCTGGGCAGAGGGACGGGTGGGAGAAGTCTCCACCTTGGTGAGCCGGCTTCTGCGTTATGTCATGTTGGGCACGGCGTTTCTCCTCTTGCTGGTATTCGTCCTGGGGGATCGGATTATTACGCTGTACTTCGGGCCGCAGTTTGCTGAGGCGGCTGTCGTGTTGCGCGTTCTGGTACCGGGTGCCTTCTGTTACGCGTTGGCGCGTGTGTTGTGGCCGGTCATCCAAGCGGGCGGGAGTGGCGCGTCGCTGATTCGAGTTATGATGGCCGCGGCGGCAGTGGATATCGGGGTATGCGGGGTATTGATTCCAATCTGGGGGGCCTCCGGTGCCGCGTTCGCCACGTCGCTGTCTTTCGCGCTAGTGGCCGGCGGCTATGCCTGGGTGTTGCGGAGGCGGCAGGTTCAGATCTTTCACGGATTCGCGGCCGGTCGATTCATGGGCCTCTTGCTGGGGACGGCTACCGCAATGGCCGGAGCTGCTGCACTGGTGTCCACCCCGGTTCTTTCCCTCCTCGTGGGCGGTGTGGTCGGATCGTTGTTGTATTGGGGAGGGGTGTTTTGCCTCGGGTTGTTGCAGGTCGAAGAAGTCGAGTTGATGGTGCAGAGTTTGCCGAGCATGTTCCGCCATGCCGGTGAGAAGTTGTTTCGAGTGGTCGGGCCGGTCCTGCTCAGACTTAAGACGGTGACGCAGAACTAGTGTTCTGAATCGAATGATGCATGCCGATCAGCATATGGTGTCCGTTGTGATCGCCACCCTAGGGCGAGACACCTTGGCCTTGTGCCGAGCGGCCTTGGAGAAGCAGACAAGGCCGCCGGACGAAGTCGTCGTGGTGCTCGACCGTGAGCGGCGTGGAGCTGCCTGGGGAAGAAATGAGGGCATTGCCAGGGCAACCGGTGACCTGATTGCATTTGCAGACGACGATGGGGTGCCGCCTCCGGATTGGCTGGAGCGCCTCATCGCGGCGCTCGACCGGTACGATGCCGCGGTTGCCGGGGGGACCTTTCAAGAAACGGATCCCCTCTTGGACGCCATTCGTCGCCGCCGTCCGCTCCCCGTGACAGAGCAGATCGACCAGGGAGGTCTGGTCGGAAACACCGGCAATATCTTATTCAAACGAGACTGGTTGAATGTCTGCGAACAGGAGGACGGATATATTTTCAACCCTTTCTTCGACGGCCCGGGCGAGGACTGGGAGCTGATCTGGCGACTGCGGAAGCGGGGCGCCACGATGGTGTATGTGCCGAATCCGGTCACGCATCTGCGACGGGTGACACCGGGACAATATTGCAGGCATATCTTTCAGCGAGGGACCGGAATCGCAAAACTGTTTCAGGTTATACGGGCAGACCCCAGCGGTATCGTGCCTCAGGACAGTCTGTTATGGGGAGCCGCCGGAAAAAGAGCCGACCCGCGGTGGTTGAGGGCTCTGTGGACAAAAGTGTTCGGGCCGTTCGACTGGGAGCATTTCCCGGATAAGCGGCTGTTCTGGTGTTACTGGATCGGGGAAAAATGTGAGTCCGCTGGGTTTCTCTGGGGGTTGTTGCGAGGCGCGCTCGCTGCCGGTGTGCCTTCTGTGCCTGAACGAAGCTCGTCTGTCCCCCCTGCAAGAGCACGCAAGCCATGAGTCTGGTGCACTTGCAGCGCAAGGCATGGTGTGGTGCTGACGCCCTTGTGCGGATGTCCCTCCTTCTTGGAAGATCGTGGCGGTCGAGCCGCAGGATAACCCTGTGCTGAGTGCGGTGACGGTGGTGGTGTATCGTTGTGCGCCGTTTCTCATCCCGAGCGAGGCCGTAGCGCTGCAAGACCTGACGGTCATTCGTCGAGATTCTGTGCGCCTGTCTGCATCCGCCTGAGCCGCGGAGTGATTCCTGGATATCTCATGAACATCGGTCACATCGGTATCGGGCTGTTCTTCATCGCGTCGGCGCTGGTGATGGGCCTGTTTGAGCTGGAGGTCACGCCACCTCTGTGGTGGGACGAGGGGTGGACACTCTGCGTCGCGCGGCAATGGGTGGAGACCGGCCACTATGGTTGCCTGCTGAACGGGCAACCGGCGCCGCCGATCTTAGCCGGGCACTTTCCGGTCGTGGCATCGATTGCCGCCGGCTTCCGCCTGTTCGGCGTGGGGGTATGGCAGGCGAGGCTTGTGGAGCTGGTCTATGCCTTCGGTGCCTTGGGTCTTCTGTATGGACTCACCTCGAAATTGTACAACCACGCTGTCGCACTCGGAACCCTGGGACTCCTGCTCTTCTTGCCCAGCAATTGGCAGATGCATCCGCTCATCATGGGGCGGCAGGTGTTGGGGGAGATGCCGATGCTGTTTTTTTTCCTGGCCGGCGCCATGTGCCTGGTGTTGGTGGAACGTCATCGCTTGTGGTGGGGAGGGGCCGTTGCCTGTTGGGGCATCGCGCTCATGACCAAAGCGCAGATTCGTCCGTTCTTGACCCTGGCGCTGGTGATGACCAGTGTGGTCGCGCTGCTTCGAGGTGAACGACGGATCGCTGGGCTGATGGCCGCTGGTGCAGCTGGAGGCTGGGTGGTCCTGTACGTGCTGGATGGGCTGCGAGTGGTGATACTGCAAGGCCATACGCTGCCGAATCCCCCGATGTCCGGCCTTCTTCAGGTGTCGGCCCTCGTGTTGGTGCCGATCATTCGGCTCGATGCGCTGCTGTTTACGCTGCAATTCTGCCTGCCGACGCTCTGTGGATTAGGCTTTGCGTCATGGACGATGTGGTCTCAGTGGAGACAATCCCGTTCATTTCAGCTCGCCGATGCGGTTCGATTGATGCTACTGACCTTCTCTCTCAGCTGGTTCGGCTGGTTCTTTCTCCTATCGCTCGGTGGGGCACGATATGCCTTTCCCATGTGGTTCGTCTCGGCGCCGTTTGTGGTGGCGCTTTTGCACGATTGGAGTCGGGGGTATGACGTCAGGGGTATCGCCCGATCGCTCTGGTCTGGGGTTCGGGCCGGGGAGATGGCACTGCCGCAGATCAAGAGCATTGGCGCGGTGCTGCTTGTGCTTCTTTCCCTCTGGATGGTGGTCGCAACTCGGTATGCGTTCCGCGGGCGGGAAGATGGGAGTGCGTTGCAGGAGGTGGCGGCGTATTTGCACCGACGGGTACCCAGCCATGCCGTGATTGAAACTTACGAAAGTGAACTGTTGTTCTTGCTGAATTCGCCGTACCATTACCCACCCGCGCAGCTGAACGTAGACTTCATTCCGCAAATGTGGCAAGCGGAGCGACATCTGACGTACGACGCCCTCGCCGCAGATCCTGATTTCTTGGTGGTCGGCGAATTCGGCCGCTGGGCGGGCATCTACCGGAGTGTGATCGAACGCGGACAGATGCGACTCATTCTTCAAGTGGGCCGCTATCAAGTGTATGAACGGGTGCGTTCCTCGAGTGCGGTGTCGGGCGCATTGGCCAGATGAATGCCGGTGTCCAGCTGGTTCTGCAAGTGGGTTTCGAGTCGTGCTCGGTCTTCGCTCCCTACCGGCTTCTTGATGGCTGACGAGTGTTGTTGACCATCTGCCGAATGACCTCGATCACCAGGCTGGGTTGGTCGAACTGAATGAAATGACCGCTCTGGTCGGCAAACACCTGACGGCTGTTAGACGAGAGCGTTGTTAAGTCCTGCTGCAGATCCAGCCACATTTTTCTAAACTTCACAGGGTTCACCTGACCCGGCATGTCCGGCCACCAGACGGGAGCGGTTGCGGTGACGACCACCAGTGGAAGATCGCCGAGGGAATCGGTGCGACGTACCTGCTCCAGGGTTTCAATCAGCGCAGATCCCTCATCGGCCAATGTCGTGACAGAGCCGGTTCTTAACCAGCCGGCGCGTAGCATCGGTCGTATCGACTCAGGGACCTTTGTTTCCTGCTCGGCCAGCAGCGACGGGAGCTTGTCGAAGGACATCATGAGTCGCGGAATGCCGAGGATCGTCATGGTGCGCATGATCGGGAGCATCGATTGGGCGGCGTGGGTGAAAGATCGAAATTCTAGCTGGCGCATTTCCAATGTATGTCCCGCGTCGACCAGCACCATGCCGACGACATCGCGCGGATGTTCCTGGCGGTAGAGGCGGGTCACCAAGCCGCCGAGTGAATGCCCCACGAGAATATAGGGGCCGGGGATGCCGGCGCGATCGAGCAGGCGATGGAGCTCGCGTGCCAATTGCTGGCCGGTTCGAGGCAAAGGGCCACGTTCGCTCCAGCCCAGGCCGGCGCGATCATAGCTGCAGACGCGAGTGACCCGTGCGACTTCCGGTTGCACGGTGCTCCAGTAGAGCGACCATCCGGGTGCTCCCGCCTCAAGTACCACCGTGGGACTGCCTTGCCCCATGCAGTGGAGATGGAGTCGATGACCGCCCACATCGATCATCTGGCCGGGAGGCGGATGCTGCTTCCGATCGAGCACCGTGCCGACAATTTGGTAGAGCGCGCCGATTGTTGCCAGCGCCACGAACGAAACGAGAACCCATTTAAAGACATGCATTGGACATGATCACTCGCAATGGAGGGCGGAAGCAAACGGGTGTACCGGGGATGCACCGCTGACATTCACTCGGCGAAGAGGGCGTTGATTGTACGGGCCGATAGCTGCGGATGCGTGGTCGACTCAACTGGGGACGGCATCTCGCGCCTGTCAGGCGGAATAGTGTTCTTGCAGGTGAGCGCGCTGAAAACGCACGATGTATCTGATCAGCAGTTCCCGATTCTGTGTGGTCATCCCGATGAAGCGGGCATGGAGGCGGTAGGCACCGCCTGGGACCGGAAGGGGGTCAAGCCGCAACACTTCGATAGAGGATGTGAAGGGAGCGTGGTCGGGCAGGAGGAGTGTGAGGGAAAGGATAGCCCCGAATTTGTAGGTTGTCGTGACCGTTATACCGATACCGCCGCCACTGAGGTTGACGGATTTTTCCGTGAAGTCACCTTCCCCGTTGTCCGTGTTGAGCTGAATGCGGGTGGGTAGTACGACGGTGATGCGATAGAACTCTCGGCGTTCCCTTCCGGGCGACTGTGAAGGCATGTCGGGTGGCATGGCGTGAACAAGTATAGCAAAGTCGCGGATACGTTGGCCCTCAAAGAAGAAGTTGTTCCGCTTCGCCCATGGACTCCTGACTCAAGCAGGGTGCCTGTGTCACTCCCATCTTCTGCCGTTTATGCTAGGATGCCGCGCATGAAAATGGCCTATCGTCTGCTCTGGATGCTCCTGTCCGTTCTTGGTGCGGTGGCGTTAGCCCATGTCGCCGGCTTGATCAATCCTCACGAAAAAGTAAATGGCCTTTGGCTGGTGGTGGCGTCGGCCTGTATCTATGTGTTGGCCTACCGGTTTTATGGTCGCTGGTTGGCTCGTCATGTGGTGCAGTTGGACGATGCGCGCCTGACTCCGGCCGTGCGTTTGAATGACGGCGTCAACTTTCATCCCACCAATCGGGTCGTGTTGTTCGGCCATCACTTTGCGGCGATTGCGGGGGCCGGGCCGTTGCTGGGACCGGTATTGGCGGCGCAATTCGGGTTTCTGCCTGGTTTTCTTTGGCTGGTGATCGGCGCGGTGCTGGCCGGGGCGGTGCAAGACTTCATCATCCTGGTCGCGTCGATGCGCCGCAACGGCCGCTCGTTGCCTGAAATCGCCCATGACGAACTCGGTTCCATCACCGGCACGGCGACGGCGATCGCCGTGCTTTTTATCGTCGTGGTGGCATTGGCGGGACTGGGCTTCGCGGTGGTGAATGCGCTCTACCACAATGCCTGGGGAACCTTTACGATCGCGATGACGATTCCCATCGGTTTCATCATGGGTTTCTATCTCCAGAAATTCCGTCCCGGTGCCGTGGCGGAAGTGTCGGTGATCGGGGTGGTGCTGTTGGTGGCGGCGGTGCTCTTCGGGCGCGTGGTGGGTCAGTCGTCCCTTGCCTGGCTCTTCGAGTTCGAGAAGCCGGCGCTGGTCTGGTTGCTGGCCGGGTATGGGTTCCTGGCGTCGGTGTTGCCAGGCTGGATGCTGCTGGTACCGCGTGGTTATCTCTCCACGTTCATGAAGCTCGGCGTGGTGTTTTTGCTTGGCTTCGGGGTCATCCTCATGGCTCCGACCATCGAGATGCCGCGTGTGACGGCCTTCGCCAATGGCGGCGGGCCGATTATTCCCGGCACGCTGTTCCCGTTTCTCTTTATTACGATTGCTTGCGGGGCGGTGTCGGGGTTTCATTCATTGGTGTCTTCCGGCACGACCCCCAAGATGATTGAGCAGGAATCGCAGGCGGTGGTGGGGTATGCGGCGATGCTCCTGGAAAGCTTCGTCGGTGTGATGGCGTTGATTGCA from Nitrospira sp. encodes:
- a CDS encoding glycosyltransferase family 39 protein; protein product: MNIGHIGIGLFFIASALVMGLFELEVTPPLWWDEGWTLCVARQWVETGHYGCLLNGQPAPPILAGHFPVVASIAAGFRLFGVGVWQARLVELVYAFGALGLLYGLTSKLYNHAVALGTLGLLLFLPSNWQMHPLIMGRQVLGEMPMLFFFLAGAMCLVLVERHRLWWGGAVACWGIALMTKAQIRPFLTLALVMTSVVALLRGERRIAGLMAAGAAGGWVVLYVLDGLRVVILQGHTLPNPPMSGLLQVSALVLVPIIRLDALLFTLQFCLPTLCGLGFASWTMWSQWRQSRSFQLADAVRLMLLTFSLSWFGWFFLLSLGGARYAFPMWFVSAPFVVALLHDWSRGYDVRGIARSLWSGVRAGEMALPQIKSIGAVLLVLLSLWMVVATRYAFRGREDGSALQEVAAYLHRRVPSHAVIETYESELLFLLNSPYHYPPAQLNVDFIPQMWQAERHLTYDALAADPDFLVVGEFGRWAGIYRSVIERGQMRLILQVGRYQVYERVRSSSAVSGALAR
- a CDS encoding PilZ domain-containing protein encodes the protein MPSQSPGRERREFYRITVVLPTRIQLNTDNGEGDFTEKSVNLSGGGIGITVTTTYKFGAILSLTLLLPDHAPFTSSIEVLRLDPLPVPGGAYRLHARFIGMTTQNRELLIRYIVRFQRAHLQEHYSA
- a CDS encoding glycosyltransferase family 4 protein, with the translated sequence MRKQPHICILTSQYFDWGIYGGFGSMSRKLAESLVLSGHRVSVIVPGRQGQLPTETIGGVEIRSFSPRNVAAACRLIRASKADIFHSQDPTVLTYLAQRLHPRRAHLVTSRDPRELSDWWVEFLYATPMRRLLTPLNYLTESGLLVRRAVRRADAVFCPAHFLKEKVKRLYGLSVLPTLLPNLIDVPATLPKKSARPTVTFVARWDKRKRPWLFLELAAQFPEYRFVAVGQGSASAESGFDAQLRRKFRDVPNLEMPGLINRFREPERMHQILSDTWVFVSTAVREGLPLTFLEAAAYGCPIISRVDPDQFASRFGKQVHDDDYASAIRNLLAESPLEKGRAAYDYVLETYETSKALAAHQVQYERFVA
- a CDS encoding glycosyltransferase family 4 protein, translated to MFDNEFPPLGGGTGVVNFHLLEEMAKRRDVTVDLVTSSRSRTRCETEPFADRITIYKVPVDNRNIHHATNRELLRYSWRGLRLARRLAGQYHYDLSFSFAGVPAGAISYLLNVTHGLPYVLSLQGPDVPGFEARYNYLYPVLTPVIKRIWRRAGAVTAISAEQVVLAHQTMPDLELVTIPNGVDTTSFVPGDNVAKRDFTIVCVARLIERKGQHHLLRAFAQVRAACTAPVRLIFIGTGDAEPHLRELASSLHVSDAVVFKGVVPREQMPAVYQEADVFVLPSQQEGMSIALLEAMASGLPVIVTDTGGTAELVTQGQNGEIVTWADVPALIRALHHVMHADDRQRMGEESRRRAVEFGWPALATRYLELCARVTLASSAGRQASGRVSVGAAADLNKEHRA
- a CDS encoding carbon starvation CstA family protein, which encodes MKMAYRLLWMLLSVLGAVALAHVAGLINPHEKVNGLWLVVASACIYVLAYRFYGRWLARHVVQLDDARLTPAVRLNDGVNFHPTNRVVLFGHHFAAIAGAGPLLGPVLAAQFGFLPGFLWLVIGAVLAGAVQDFIILVASMRRNGRSLPEIAHDELGSITGTATAIAVLFIVVVALAGLGFAVVNALYHNAWGTFTIAMTIPIGFIMGFYLQKFRPGAVAEVSVIGVVLLVAAVLFGRVVGQSSLAWLFEFEKPALVWLLAGYGFLASVLPGWMLLVPRGYLSTFMKLGVVFLLGFGVILMAPTIEMPRVTAFANGGGPIIPGTLFPFLFITIACGAVSGFHSLVSSGTTPKMIEQESQAVVGYAAMLLESFVGVMALIAASVLIPGDYLAINTMLSAETLTAMGFAPSRIAELSQLVEVNVAGRPGGAVSLAVGMASIFSALPGMAGLMAYWYQFALVFEALFILTTIDTGTRVARYLIQEMAGRVYAPFRQMNWWPGVLLSSAFVVGSWAYLIGTGSISTIWPMFGAANQLLGTLALCIGTTVLIKMWKSSYLWVTAVPMLFVGGITLAGSYEMFWMFLAKAATLAAGQAFALYLDAVLVAVVAMLGLVVLSDSMKQWYGYVILKQPFSSSEVVATAGGGSAGHVQTAIHRHDERGFKLPHGGGCC
- a CDS encoding glycosyltransferase, whose protein sequence is MPQPDYSHPDSQSTGKGLPPLAGREQPRERLMPPVEDPAEALEFCRTLAAAMELASGVEGRRLQPAHIAAVMRPAAGSLPPPMLSIVIPVFNEEENLLTLHTRLTNTLSEQGLDYEIVFVDDGSQDQSPALLRRMEEADTRVFVVEFARNFGHQVAISAGLEHSRGRVVCIMDADLQDPPEVLHKFLAKWQEGWEVVYAVRTERKEWWGKRLAYAGFYRLLQRVANIEIPLDAGDFCIMDRKVVDLLVRMPERNRFVRGIRSWVGFKQIGVPYERQARHAGTPKYTFRKLVYLALDGLISFSHMPLRIITVMGFTVSLLSFLVALFYLVKKFTFGIGVAGFTTLVVSIFFLAGIQLMTIGVIGEYIGRISDEVKRRPLYVARRVTRR
- a CDS encoding oligosaccharide flippase family protein — encoded protein: MSTKAVSKGIVSVGGWSVAKLATSAVVLPILARFLGIEGYGQYAYYLALLLLASQFANLGMMQTMTKRIAERPDDPFWCRHIARAGAFINGAGVLFVGAVTGVVIWSTAASGTVALPMALAVVGVLLFDQMWFYARGVLHGLRHEERAAIPGMIGVVAAGVLGVIAAVNGTGVVGVFTGLLVTDVCVALACLRAVALALGESNGRQPVGFAPLPTQELLRFGVSAMIFSVLNMTLCSLDIILVRHLAGEAQAGLYAAAVQWSQFVWFIPIAVEGVMLQATARFWAEGRVGEVSTLVSRLLRYVMLGTAFLLLLVFVLGDRIITLYFGPQFAEAAVVLRVLVPGAFCYALARVLWPVIQAGGSGASLIRVMMAAAAVDIGVCGVLIPIWGASGAAFATSLSFALVAGGYAWVLRRRQVQIFHGFAAGRFMGLLLGTATAMAGAAALVSTPVLSLLVGGVVGSLLYWGGVFCLGLLQVEEVELMVQSLPSMFRHAGEKLFRVVGPVLLRLKTVTQN
- a CDS encoding glycosyltransferase; the protein is MHADQHMVSVVIATLGRDTLALCRAALEKQTRPPDEVVVVLDRERRGAAWGRNEGIARATGDLIAFADDDGVPPPDWLERLIAALDRYDAAVAGGTFQETDPLLDAIRRRRPLPVTEQIDQGGLVGNTGNILFKRDWLNVCEQEDGYIFNPFFDGPGEDWELIWRLRKRGATMVYVPNPVTHLRRVTPGQYCRHIFQRGTGIAKLFQVIRADPSGIVPQDSLLWGAAGKRADPRWLRALWTKVFGPFDWEHFPDKRLFWCYWIGEKCESAGFLWGLLRGALAAGVPSVPERSSSVPPARARKP
- a CDS encoding alpha/beta hydrolase; translated protein: MHVFKWVLVSFVALATIGALYQIVGTVLDRKQHPPPGQMIDVGGHRLHLHCMGQGSPTVVLEAGAPGWSLYWSTVQPEVARVTRVCSYDRAGLGWSERGPLPRTGQQLARELHRLLDRAGIPGPYILVGHSLGGLVTRLYRQEHPRDVVGMVLVDAGHTLEMRQLEFRSFTHAAQSMLPIMRTMTILGIPRLMMSFDKLPSLLAEQETKVPESIRPMLRAGWLRTGSVTTLADEGSALIETLEQVRRTDSLGDLPLVVVTATAPVWWPDMPGQVNPVKFRKMWLDLQQDLTTLSSNSRQVFADQSGHFIQFDQPSLVIEVIRQMVNNTRQPSRSR